The Acidobacteriota bacterium genome includes a window with the following:
- a CDS encoding ribokinase, producing the protein MTPPRIAVVGSANIDLVTFADAFPVPGQTIFGQDFDLGFGGKGANQAVAARLCGAQVSMVARVGS; encoded by the coding sequence ATGACTCCTCCCCGCATCGCCGTCGTCGGCAGCGCCAACATCGATCTCGTCACGTTTGCCGACGCGTTTCCCGTTCCCGGCCAGACGATCTTCGGCCAGGACTTCGATCTCGGCTTCGGCGGGAAGGGCGCCAACCAGGCGGTCGCGGCGCGTCTCTGCGGCGCGCAGGTCTCCATGGTGGCGAGGGTTGGCTCGG